The Danio aesculapii chromosome 8, fDanAes4.1, whole genome shotgun sequence genome window below encodes:
- the prrg1 gene encoding transmembrane gamma-carboxyglutamic acid protein 1: MGAVFLPADAAHSVLRRLPRANFFLEEMKQGNIQRECREEICNYEEAREAFENDEKTRRFWEEYQRESSPRPGGLESIAGGVHSLYLILPLLLVLLLIAAVSITVWRCHSRKRSQQSPAIGRPQRDTTLSVVSMDQWGRDYHPDISPHSEISAHSSPAYPGADLTPGRGSRGDPPPSYEEAVGHTDIQIEAEPPPQYEDIISNHGGTVVISQGK, encoded by the exons ATGGGAGCCG TGTTCCTGCCAGCAGATGCCGCGCACTCTGTGCTGCGGAGGCTCCCGAGAGCAAACTTCTTCTTGGAGGAGATGAAACAAGGGAACATTCAGCGAGAATGCAGAGAGGAAATCTGCAATTACGAAGAAGCCAGGGAGGCATTCGAGAACGATGAGAAAACG AGGCGATTTTGGGAGGAGTATCAGCGAGAGAGCAGCCCCAGACCTGGAGGACTGGAGTCCATCGCTGGTGGTGTTCATTCCCTATACCTAATCCTACCCCTGCTGCTGGTTTTGCTGCTTATTGCTGCAGTCTCCATCACAGTTTGGAGATGCCATTCCCGCAAAAGATCCCAGCAAAGCCCTGCCATCGGGCGTCCCCAAAGAGACACAACACTGTCTGTGGTGTCAATGGACCAATGGGGTCGGGACTACCATCCTGACATCAGTCCTCACTCGGAGATCAGTGCCCACAGTAGCCCTGCCTACCCCGGCGCTGACCTCACACCAGGGCGGGGCAGTCGGGGTGACCCGCCCCCTTCATATGAAGAAGCTGTGGGCCATACAGATATACAGATTGAAGCAGAGCCTCCTCCTCAATATGAAGACATCATCAGCAACCACGGTGGCACGGTTGTCATCTCCCAGGGAAAGTGA